The Rhodoligotrophos defluvii DNA window GCTTTGCCGAGTGGCAGGCCTTGGCCGCCGCCAATGGTGAGAGCAATGGAGAAGGCACATGACCGCCGATGCGGTGCGCGCCGCCACCGATGCCCAGGGTCGTGCTTCGAACCCCGAGGTTTCGGCCTGGGTGTCGGCCAGCGCCGGATCCGGCAAGACGCGGGTGCTGGTGGATCGGGTAATCCGGCTGATGCTGGCGGGCACCCCGCCCGAGCGCATTCTGTGCCTCACCTTCACCCGCGCGGCCGCGGCGGAAATGGCCAACCGCCTGTTTCAGACGCTGTCGGGCTGGGTGGGGCTCGATGACGAGGCGTTGTCTGCCAGCATCGGCCGGTTGACCGGCGCCACCCCTGGAAGCTTCGATCTCGTCACCGCGCGGCGGCTGTTCACCCGGGCGCTGGAGACGCCGGGCGGTCTCAAGATCCAGACCATCCATGCCTTCTGCGAGAAGCTGTTGCAGCGCTTTCCCGTGGAGGCCGGCATCGTGCCCGGTTTCGAGGTGATGGACGAGCGGGCGGCGGACGAGATGCTGCGGGAGGTGCGCGACGGCTTCATGCGGCAGGCGGGCGAGAACCCGGAGACGCTGCCGGCGCAGGCCTTCGCCACGGTGGTGGCCTATGTGGGCGTGGCCGGCTTCGACAAGGTGATGAAGGAGGTGCTAGCCGCCCGTGCCTCGCTGCTCAAGCTTCTGGATACGGCCATCTTCCAGGACAGTTTCGTCCGGCTGGAGCGGCATCTCGGCCTTGCGCCTGACGACACTTTCGAGAATGTCGCCCAAGAATTGTTCGAGGGGGCTAACCGCCCTGCCCTCACCCGGGCGCGAGACGTTCTCGCGGCAAGCTCGGCCAAGATGAAGGCGCAGGCCCAGCATCTCGCGGCGTTCCTGGCCGCCCCCGACCCGCAGACCGCCTTCGCTGCCGCTCGCCAGCTGTTCCTGACCGCCGAGGAAAAGCCGAAGGCGGATTCCACCCTCGTCACCGCGACCGTTGCCAATGCCCATCCCGATGTGGCCGAGGCACTGTTTGCCGAGCGAGACCGGGTGCTGGCACTGATCGACCGGGAACGCTGCGTGCATGTGCGTCAGGCCAGTGAAGCGTTGCTGCTGGTGGCACTGGCCATGCTTGGGGAATATGAGGCGCGCAAGCGGCGGCATGGTCGCTATGATTATGAAGACTTGATCGAGCGCACTCTCAGCCTGCTCACCGACATCGACAGTGCCGGCTGGGTGCTGTTCAAGCTGGATGGCGGTATCGACCATATTCTGGTGGACGAGGCGCAGGATACGAGCCCGCCGCAATGGCAGATCATCGCCGCTATCGTGGAGGAGTTCTTCGCGGGGCAAGGGGCGCGGGATGATGCGCTGCGCACCCTATTCGTGGTGGGCGACCACAAGCAGTCGATCTACAGCTTCCAGGGTGCCGACCCGCAGGTGTTCGACGACATGCACCGGGCGTTCCGCAGGCGGGCGCGGGCGGCGGGGCGGCGCTTCGAGGACGTGCCGCTGAGCGTCTCGTTCCGCTCGACCGCGGACGTGCTGCAGGCGGTGGACAGGGTTTTCGCCCAGCTCGATGCGCAGGCGGGTCTCACGCCCCGGGGCGGCGAGCTCCTGCCGCACCAGCCGACCCGCATCGGGCAAGCAGGGCTGGTGGAGATCTGGCCCAAGGTTCAACCCCTGCCCAAGCCGCCGACCACCCCGTGGCAGGCACCGGTGGACCATGAGGATGCGGCCCATCCGCGGGTGCGCCTGGCGGAACGGATCGCCGACACCATCCACCGCTGGCTCGCGCAAGGCGAGCTGCTCACCTCCCAGCAGCGGCCGATCCGGGCCGGCGACATCCTGGTGCTGGTGCGCCGCCGCGACCGGTTCGTGGACGCCCTGCTGCGCGGCCTCAAGCAGCGCGGCGTGCCGGTGGCGGGCGCCGACCGGCTGGTGCTCACCGACCATATCGCCGTCAAGGACCTGATCGCCCTCGGCCGCTTCGTGCTGCTGCCCGAGGACGACCTGAACCTCGCCTGCCTGCTCAAGAGCCCGCTGGTGGCGCGGGATGACGGGCGGCCGCTCGATGACGACGACCTCATGGCGCTCTGCCATGACCGGGCGGGCAGCCTGTGGCAGGCGTTGCAGCGCAAGGCCGGCATTAGCGGCTACCCCTATGGGAATGCGCTGGAGCGGCTGCGCACCTGGTTCAACCGGGCGGACTTCCAGTCGCCCTTCGCCTTCTTCTCCCAAGTGCTGGGGGCCGACCGCGGCCGCGCCGCCTTTGCCCGCCGGCTGGGCGATGAGGTGCATGATCCGCTGGACGAGTTCCTGCGCGCGACGCTCGACTATGAACAGACGCACACCCCTTCTCTCCAGGGATTCCTGCAGTGGCTCACCT harbors:
- the addA gene encoding double-strand break repair helicase AddA; protein product: MTADAVRAATDAQGRASNPEVSAWVSASAGSGKTRVLVDRVIRLMLAGTPPERILCLTFTRAAAAEMANRLFQTLSGWVGLDDEALSASIGRLTGATPGSFDLVTARRLFTRALETPGGLKIQTIHAFCEKLLQRFPVEAGIVPGFEVMDERAADEMLREVRDGFMRQAGENPETLPAQAFATVVAYVGVAGFDKVMKEVLAARASLLKLLDTAIFQDSFVRLERHLGLAPDDTFENVAQELFEGANRPALTRARDVLAASSAKMKAQAQHLAAFLAAPDPQTAFAAARQLFLTAEEKPKADSTLVTATVANAHPDVAEALFAERDRVLALIDRERCVHVRQASEALLLVALAMLGEYEARKRRHGRYDYEDLIERTLSLLTDIDSAGWVLFKLDGGIDHILVDEAQDTSPPQWQIIAAIVEEFFAGQGARDDALRTLFVVGDHKQSIYSFQGADPQVFDDMHRAFRRRARAAGRRFEDVPLSVSFRSTADVLQAVDRVFAQLDAQAGLTPRGGELLPHQPTRIGQAGLVEIWPKVQPLPKPPTTPWQAPVDHEDAAHPRVRLAERIADTIHRWLAQGELLTSQQRPIRAGDILVLVRRRDRFVDALLRGLKQRGVPVAGADRLVLTDHIAVKDLIALGRFVLLPEDDLNLACLLKSPLVARDDGRPLDDDDLMALCHDRAGSLWQALQRKAGISGYPYGNALERLRTWFNRADFQSPFAFFSQVLGADRGRAAFARRLGDEVHDPLDEFLRATLDYEQTHTPSLQGFLQWLTSAETVIKRDMEHGVDAVRIMTVHGSKGLEANIVFLPDTCSPPRKQDHPQIVAFPPDEAGDAIHCWRLGPAYEGRAIEQLRQRQHQLFTEEYNRLLYVAMTRARDRLYICGYEGVRQASGTTWYDLITAALKPHAREVTLADGEKVWRIESPQTAPVPETGSENGERVAADLLPEWAKRPAPREAPTHVDLAPSHLGEGGDAASAPPAEPSPLAIAADRTRFRRGRLIHRLLEALPALAPKARAAAARRYLARAAADLAEAEREAIWAEVRAILDHREFADVFAPGSLSEVPLAALDPEAGARLTGRVDRLAITETQVLVIDYKTNRPPPLSIDDVDPIYVRQLETYGAILRRIFPEKRVRCALLWTVGARLMELPGPA